GCGTGTCCACGCTGACGTTTTTAGAGTCCAAGGACAGTACGTTTCCTCTCTCGCTTTCTATTGTTCCTGCAGTAGGAATGATCCGGGGCAGCAGCCAATAGGAAGACTGTGAGAGAAGCATGCTTCACACTTGGCAACGTATAGATTGAAGGAAAGGATACGCAAACTTTTGTCCTCATTCAATAACATTATGTGGCCCCCGTGACATGGTGTACTCACCCCTGATGTAATTTTGCTTTTCTCCCTCCCTCTTAAGCGCTTTGGAAGATCGTTCATCAGAAGTCACTTAAACATCtttgctgccctctgctgggTTTATGCCTCACTCAGTTAGGATGACCCGGAAAGATCACACCACTGCGTACTGGTACttgtattatacagtattcTCCACAGTCTGGTATTTTAAAACCGGAGATCATTCGGACATTCATTTTCGATAGCATTTGCCTACTGGAGCCAACCCCAGTTGATTTCGCGTGAGAGGTCGCGTACTGCACACTCTGTCCTGATCGTCAGTCATTGCAAATTAGTCTTATCCATATTCTACATTTActatatgtaatatatgtaCTATGTAAATTTGTGTCGCAATCTAGATGATGaattttatggaggaccaaaactgccaaaattaaaaatagattgacattgtcattgtcattgataaataaatgagtgaaaataaaaaggtatgtagaaaatataattcaagaattaaatacaaaaaaaaaacataaatggcaataaaatcaacgatatatacattcataaatagaaaataaaggtcaaaataaataaaaaacaagattcaaaaaaatataaatgcaaaaataaatatataaatagaatagaatatcaataaataaataaaaacgctctgctctcacatttatttattccatgctgcagacgctggttcaggacaaaatgttattcaaatgagggggcggtcctaagcgtgtcgtGGATTGAACTCcactgttgcaaactgcctaaACTTTAGTGCAGGGCTGGATTGGCCATCTGGCATATAGACCTGACGGTGTGTCtgtagcatgaaataaatatgagagcagagcgtttttatttattgatattcaATTCTACTATAAatctttattttgacatttattttttttaatctattttttttaatgtatagtgtgtatatatatatatatatatatatatttatttccatttttttattttgtatttaattttggaattatatttttatgtatccgtttttattttcacttttagtcatctATTTACAGTATTCAGTTTTTAtgttggcacttttggtcctccatacaattCATTTCAAGGTTTTGCTCAGTTTTACCAACATGTTATATTAACTAATTAATATACCTTAGTTGAGAAATGGACTTTTGCTTATttacaaaaatttatttgaatgtaCTTATATACTGGTGTCAAAACAGAATGCACCAAAAATGTTACACTGACTTACAATTACAAagaaaatttgatttttatcTTCACGTACAAGGATTGGGGGGTGGAAAACTATGTACATGAGGGCAAAACAAGCATGTGAGACCCTAACTTACTGTCACAATGAGTTCATGGTGGGGAAACAAAGTACCACCAAAACTTAAGTCTTGAATTCTAATTGTACCACTCAAAAAAAACTTGGCGCTTCATCTCCACAGATCACAAAAGATCTTAGAgacatctaaaaaatatatagatattgaAAACAGTAATATAATGAATGTCTCTGGATGGACGTCAGGTTttgggagacaaaaaaaatactttgcttCATTTTAAACATTGAAGACGTAGGAATGACGAAAAAACAAAGGGAGCAGGGGCTGAGTAATGTTGACATAAATTGAAGAAACTTCTTCCGATGCAGCACtgaactcaaaacacacactTGGTCTCATCACTGCCTGTGACGGCAAACATGGCCTCTGCGCTCTGCTTCCAGACGGGCTTCAGATGTACAAATAgatacaaatcacaacttttatggCACTTGGCAGAGGCGTCGACTGCTTCACAACACCCAAGGAGCATCGTGCGGGTGTTAGGAAAAGGTAAAGTTGTGAACCGAAACAGGAAGTAAGAAAACTCAAGTGTGCGGGGCGGTTTGGATAGAAGTAAGGAATTAACCAAAGCGGGAAAAGACGAGCTGCTCTAGGTGCCAGAGAATggcgggtggggtgggggggtccaATAAGAGCGAAGGACAGAAACAACCGGAAGGGATGAGTTTAAAGTGAGGATCCACCTAAAACAGAAACAATTCTGTTTTAGGGTCAAAGTGAGCATCGTGTGAGGCCAGAACTTTATTTCTGGTGACCAGCTGCTCTGTGCCCCAACAGTTCCTCTTTAACTTTGGTCGCttttgggctttttgctgtCATTCCCGTTGTTCTCGAGCTTGCCTCCACCCTCCGCCGCCTtcacctcttcctcctcctctgggTGCTTCCTCTTCTTCGTGTCGTCTGACAGGGTCTGAGCGAGGCAGGGGTGTGGTCGGAAGGTGACGATCATGCAGGTCATGTTGTCGCATCCTGTCCCGTCTCCAGATGTGTCTGGGGCCAAACAATGGTCCAAAAGCTGAGGAGGGAAACACGAATTACAATGGGCCTATTAAAAGTTATGTGGTGTGGTTGAATACACAACGTGTAAttcttgttttatgtttaggtTGCCAGTATGCTTTGAGtaggagtggcaataaacagcctGAGGCAAGCAATTggcttttctttaaaaaacaaaacacaaattgttCACTATCTGCCAAAGTTCTGCTTATGAAGTTCGCTGCCACCATCTAGTATTTGTAACTCATATTTgcctgcaacaacaaaattaaatcGCTTGAGTTACGGCTCACATCTCGAAAAACTTTTAAGTCTGGTCACTCGTGGGTCGAGGAACCACTATAGTCCAGTTTTACACCACTGTAAACGACACTCACACTAACAATTAAACTGTTCAATgaatacctctctgacaggTTCCACATTTATTGGTTGGAGTTTGTTTGGGTGTGCTTGTGCGATGTGTTTTCGTCACCTCCTCTACGATGGACGAAAGCGGTCTTGCGCCGCCGCTCTGGTCTGGCTTGATCCTCTTGCTGATGAAGTCGACCACCTCCTGACTGCTCAACACATTCCTGCACGTGCATAAGAGAAAAAGAGGCTCAGCGGCAGGCGAAAAGCAACGAGAGCATTTCAAAACTAAAGCTTCCCCCACCAGATGCCATCGCAGGCGATGACCATGAAGTCGTGGTCATCGTTGAGCGTCAGAACTTTCACGTCTGGCATGGCCGAAATCATCTGTTCTTCTGGGGGCAGAACCTTGTTCCTCTTGTAGAAATGATCACCTGAGATTGTGGAGGACAGAACATTAACaatatttacttcttttttttttcaacataatctgcGGAGGTTGAAATACCAATAGCTCTTGAGAGGTTCAGCCCCCCGTTGACTCGTCCGTCCACGGTCACTTTGCCTCCAGCCTTTTTAATGCGAGACAGCTCCAGCTCATCTTCAGGTTTGTGGTCATAAGACATGTCCACAGCTTTCCCTGCAGCAAAACCAGTATTGGTCTTCAAATCAAATCTTGGACATCAAATTCAGGTAAAATCCAGGTCTTAACATGTCAGTTTAAACACCAGAAGAGCCTGTTTAATAACAGAAAAGCTAATATTTGTGGCCTCAAGTTACCTTAAATAAAtaccaatcaaaatatgtgaccATTACCTCGCTCGGAGACCACGCAGCGGGAGTCTCCAGCATTGGCCACAATCAGCTGCTTGCCTCGGATCAGGGCCACAACGGCAGTGGTGCCGCTGTCTGAGCCAGGCTGTAATCCacaccaccccccccaaaaaaacacaagaacttaattaacacattaaaaGGCGCTTACTGAACTATAAGGACATTCAAAATTTTAAGCGTTTTATTTATTgcttgttactttttcaagCCCATAAGAATTATGTTACTTAAATTAAATTTGTGTTTACTTCTATTTACAAATTGTGGAATGTACTTCCATGTCAGCTAGGATCTGCCTcttcagtaaatattttttttttaaaggcaataaCCATTTGTCTAGGCAGGCATTCCCGTaggacttgtttgtttttatttttgtattgtattgatttgtattatCTTCGTGATTGTATTGTAAAGCACTTTCGGTTCTCTCTGTTAGAtgtgttttataaataaaacacacttaTGTTGTTTACCATGAGAGAatctaaatgtaaacaaatctgAGGTTGACAGGCATTGATCCTCAAACGAATTACAGTCAATCTTAAAGTAATAATATAATTGTATTTCGTTTCCATTGTGCATCATATTTTGTTGATGCTTGGTGTGGTCTatttatactcaacaaaaatatgaatgcaAAACTTTTGTTGACATAACACTGTGCCacttatgagatgaactcaaagatctaaaacttcattcatttttgttgagtttagAAACACTAATTAAAACAACGTAGATACATCGCAATTAGACAGACAGAAAAGACAAAAGGTgtcaaacagttaaaaaaaaaaaatcaaatctttCCTCCAGATACACACCTCCTCCTTGCCGTCCATCCCAGGTAGACTAATttcctcctcatcttcatcctcagaGTCTTCCTCGCCCTCTTCAGTATCCTCCTCTTCCACCTCACTGCTGTCCGCCTCCTCCCCTTCTTCACTGCCATCCTGAACGAGAACAACTTCAGCATGTGCTTAACATGTGGACTTTGCTTACTCACCTCTTCATCActaccctcctcctcctcttccccctCCGCTTCAGACTCCTCACTGTCATCGAAGAATCTGGACTTGGAATCGCCTTCAGTTTTGGAGGATGAAGAACATGAGGGGCCTGCGTCTACCTCAGCCTTGGCGGCCTTTTCTTCTCCATTGGAGCCTCCTGAGCCGCCGcagtctgctgctgctgctggcgaGGTGAAACGAGCATGTAAGTCATCAAGACTGAAACTGCATTTAAATGAGACCCAAAGCGACGATCGGGATTCAGGCCATCCTACTCGATCCGCAGCCTTCATCGCCAGTCGTTCTGCGGCACGCCCGCATCTTGGAGCCGCATTCCGTTCCATCGCTATCCTTCTCTGTTCCGTTgctctcctcctccacctctccATTTAGAGCCTCCtccttctttggtccttcctcaccTTCCCCCTTGTGTCCAGGGGCATCCGAAGACTGGCCAGATGCCTTCTTAGCAGTTGCACTGGAAAGAAAAGAGTACGAGGAAATTGGtgaaaattaaatttatttatttttttttttttaatcggcaATTAGATAAATGTGGGTATcttgatggacaaaaaaaaaagatgaaaataaaataaatatataaaataaaatgttaaatgcgTCGGTAAAGGCATTGAGAAAGAACAGCCAGCTGATGCCATTTCTGTGtgtgaaaaatgaaagaaacaaTGTGGAACTCATTGAAAATGTGCAACAATTAAGTAGCTTGTTACGTTTATGCAATTACatcctttttgtgttttttggtcaGTGTGCAAATGTTATTTCACATTACATTGACAATGAGAGCAAGCTATTGTCAACACTTGGGAGGTAAAATTAATcttgtactgtaaataaagctTTTATGATGGCAAGAGAAATCACCCTGATGGGGATTATTTCCATGTACATTATTTCCTAGCGTAGGAAAATGATGTGAGTGCGTTCAACATTAGTGGTTGTCTATTGTCCTCTACATATATCAAACATGTAGTTTAACTTCTGGAAGGAATACTGATTGGTTCAaaggtaataaatttaatattgTGAAGACAAAGACATTGATCTTACCTGCTAGCAGTGGCTTGCTTGTTAGCGTTCTTATTCTGTCCATACCGCACAAGCAGCTCCTCAATAGTCATAGTGGCCTCCTCGTGGAGTAAAGCCGCCTCCTCATTGTCCACTGGACAGAGAGCAGAAGGGACAGCAGAGAGGGAAATGTTATCATTAGCAGCACTACACACCAATAATCAGGGACCTGAAGATTACCACCGCCATTGAGGGCGCACTCACCATCATCCTCGTCTGCCACATTTTTTGTGGGCAGCTCCTTGATAGGACGCCCAGCGATCTGCACCAGCTCCTTGATGACATCCTCTGTGGTGATTTTGCAGTCGATGGCCAAGAAAGCATCCTCCAGTGCCTGGaaagaaaatacacacatacaaacaaattCTGTGACTTTGTTTACAGTTTCTAAAACATTCGGGACAACACGTTTACATGCTTGAGCAGACAAGAGTTACTCCCATATACATGGTCATTGTGCTGAATTAAAATACCCCTTTCAAAAGCGCACTGACCTCTTTACGCAAACAGATGgaatttccgcttttaactttctacgtTCAATAAGTTATTATATTTGTGTCACCCACTAGACTAAATAAAGTTGTCTGATTCCTCCTCACTCCTAAAGTATGGTTCTTTGCTTTGTcatcatgtttgtttacctctgcttgATTATTTCCAGTGGGTTGATGTtattgtgtgtgggtgtgtagaTACACTCTGGCATTTTCATGGTAGAGACAAAAATGTGAGAACGTGcaaagaaatcaatgtattcgtTCCTGTACTAGAAATGACTAAGATTcacgaataagagcatatttgggtttcagtgaaagtttacataccttTTCTATAGCCTTTCAAAACcacaatattgccaatattcgggttttagaCTGCATATAAACGAACTCTGAGTTATCTCAAGCAAAGAGCCCCCCACTTAAAATATGTActatcataaaaataaacacccaACCTTCTGTAATTTGCCGTCTTTGTAGGTATTCTGCTCCTTAATGATATCAGGAAGGTACTTTGAACAGTATAGAGCCACCTCTTCTCCTAAAAGGGAAGAGCAGGTAATACAATCTCAGGAATTGTGATAAAAGAAGCAAGACAAGAAAAGAACTGTCGAATACAAGGGACATAACCCTATGTGATTATGATTCATTGTGGTGTGTGACTGCATTGAATCATTTACTTTGGTGTTTGCAACATTAGATTGTGTTTAAAGTGTAAATGAACAGCGTGTTGAACAACACTTACCTCCATGTCCATCATACACAGAAAACATGGCGGTCTCCACGTCAAACTCTGGGATACAATTGTGAGCATCctgttccacacacacaaaattacaaCCAGATTACAATACTGGAAAGTATTGGATAACGACAAGAATTTGCAATGTAATCGTAATCCAAAAAAGTCACCATGGTTGTTTAAAATTTACAGTCGAAATTCCAACAATCTATATTTTTCTGTATCCGAAAAGTTGGGGTTTAAGCCGCTATTGACAACGTGGTTGCTTTTAATTCCATTTTCGCAAGAGACTCACCTCCATGGAAACCCGCCAGCCCTGCATAGCGGAGAAGCCGTAGCTCATGGTGCTGTTGCCGCCATCTGAGGAGGTCTTGGTCGTGCTCGGTTGCGACAGATAAGCCCCCATGGTTGCCGGTTTCTCTGGCTTCACACCTGGAAAGAGGGCGGCacgcaattatttttttcatttagcttCACAGGTCCGACTCGGTGCAGTCAATATTGCCCTTTTTAcggttgctagctagctagcgttagcaacacaacaacaaaaagtggatgCTCGTCGGCTAGCTAACATCACTATGCTAACAAGAGCCGGCTAAACTTCTACAGCGCTATCTTTGCCCCCCGTCATACAAGCAGCTACGCACTAAGCACGGAAGAGCTAATGATGACATACAATCGCATATGTTATTCTGGCAACGGGATGATCTTACACGTGGATTCAGGAGAGGGAGATTCACATAGGAAAGACTACACGTGTGGAAGCGAAAAGCCGCTAGAAAGAGCCAAGCCGAGAAAAGGAGCACGGAAGGTGTACAAAGTGACACCGCGCATGtccctttttccccccacagaAAACAGGGGGCGTGTCTGACGGTTACATCATGCGTGGCGAGTATAACGCTTGCCGCTAGGAGGCAGCGTAACCTTGTCAGGgaagcccttttttttctcttgacaGAGGAAAAAATACTGTCCAatcacatttataaaaaaacaaaacaaaaaactctctACATTGTTTTATAGCCTGGACAATTATCCTATGTTAGGcctactttttaaatattttttttcttttaactgttctaattatgacatttattacaTGACTGGTTTTGCTGTTTGTGTGGGGTCTGTGCCGGCGTCTTGTCTGCAAATTAAGTTCATATAGTGGataaataaagtgaatttgATTTAATCGAAACCCTATACAGGTGAAAATATTGGAGTCAACAAGTTTTTTTCAACATCAGTTCAACATCAGCATAAGTGTCCAGTCTATcatgtcttttgttttgtttagctcTTTTGTGCTTACTTGGTACGATGCTTTAAAAAGCAATTCTCCTTTAGCAATGTTATAGCAATAGATCATCATTACATATGGAAAAATGCAATGGTAACATTTCAGTGTATATGACAAGCGTATATAAGTGTGTGTATGAGAAAAATTGGGGGTATTTCATCAAGTCAGAATATTGTAATCAATAAATGGTAAAATGAATTTGACTTGTCCTTGTCTTTCCAATCTGAAATGAACACGTGGAAGGCAACCAgagaaacctaatgtaaaacaccaataattaaaaaaagagaaataaatttaaaaaaaaatctcacaccaCACCTTTGTATTAATGCTAATGTTCTGCCAACAGAggacattttttaaacacttaacAACAAGCTCAAATACAGTTAAAATTattcaaacaacattttaaattcaaGCCAACGTTTGCGTATTTAACACTTTTCATCTTCCCATAAAATGTGCTTGCACTGAGAGTGGCCATTTTCCTTTATGGTGTCATCAAGCATAGCGGCGCCCCACCTCTTCACATttagtatacagtacagtaattgaAATGCCCTGCAAAATTGCTTGTGTAGAACACAAAAGGAGTTCATTCAGTGTTATTCGGTGTGTGGGATATATTCAAGTAGATGACAAATTTACTATGGTCACGGTGTGCTGGTACTTGGAGAGATTGTGGCACTTTACAGTAGCACGTTCCTCTTCCAGTTACTATGCCATTCATCGTCGCTTGGTGGCAGGAGAGCGCAATATAGTTGTGGACCTAACTGCCAACTTTACCTAGAAGAAGAAACGAGTTTTAAGCGGCgggaaaaagtaaaaacaaagatGGACGTCAAAGATGTGTGTGAGGAGGCTGACACCCTCTCCGCGTCGTCTTTAGAATTATACGAGTCGCAGTTTTTTGGCTTCACGCCGCAGACGTTTATGTTTCGTCTCTCCAGCGCCTTCCTGGATAATCTGCGCGACTTTTTAAACGTCGTGGAGGAAGTATGCGTGCGAAAACTGAGTAAGGGTGAGTCGGACGCGACGACCGAGGAGCACCTCCGCGTCCAGGCCAAAGAGTGTAGCTGCAAACTACAAGCTTTTGTGGGAGAGCGCTTCAAGCAGCTCTCGGAGCTGATGGAGGCGCTGCTAGTCAGCCGTTGTTTCTCCATTCCTCCCAACGTCTTGTTGAAAGAGGATCAATGTCACAAAAATCATCCTCCGGACACACAGGTGAGCCATAACTGGTCAAAGAGACTCCGGAGTAGATGTCTGttcttttataattatttttatttttagttagcCCGTGACGTCACTCACAGCCAAGTTGGGGGGGTTGACCATCCTCTTGAACCGCAAACAAAAACTGATAATTTGAttgaaatctttattttttatgaaaactttttttttaatagcactgTATCACATaacatcaaaaaaacaaaagagaatatAAGAACGTAATCAGATTTTTATAAAACACAGCTGTATATCATAATGGATATATTAATTCATTGAAAGCATAATAACGTGCCGTTATAAACCAATACACTTTCTCCACATCTAGAAGATGCTCAGACTGGAGTCGGAGTTGACGGAGCTCCGCAGGGCGTATGAGGCCGACGTGTATGCTAGACAAGCGCTGCAGGCCGAACTTGAGGAGCAAGAGGAGGTCCAGAAGCAGCTGGATGATCTCCTGGCAAGGCTCAAAAAGGAGAATTGTGGCTATCAGGAAAATTTCCAACCAGTGGTGGCGTCTGTAAAGAAACTGCAGCAAATCATTGTGGAGGTTTGCAACAAGGCACAGAATCCTCACTGAACTTAATGTAtactttaatttgattaataCATCAAGACTCTTGCACACCTTtaagtgaactgatggaaattTGAGAGTTTCATCTTTGCCTCgtgtttgtacattttaaatgacaaattattgtCTTCTCAACGTATTCAATAAAAATACCCTGTGATCACCAGCAGAGGGCGCGTATAGTCAACcagtcacattcacacctaggacAAATGTTACactcataattttatttatcttagctGAACTAACCAATTTATTTGAATTGGGAGGGGGAAAAGTGTCTATAAAGTAAATTCTTGGTATACCAGATTAAATAGAGCAGGACATGCTAAACCCATTCCTGAactaaataatatatatgtttatcTCCAGGCCAATTTAATCGCAACACTTGTTCAATGCCAAGCATTGTCTAACAGTAAATAGAGATGTAAACTagggctgttaaaaaaaatcgattcagcaatatatcgcaagattacagcgcgcaattcttgaatagattggatatgcggccaaatcgattttcaagcatacattttttatggaaatattcaacaaaacgtcattattcacacatttaagcatggaagactgttatattaatagaacattaagcataaatatttaatttcagtgctgttcaaacatgaaacagactgcaacctgtttgttaaatgcagtggctcggttataagcctgaattttcagataaataaattttcatacaaatcttacagtgtacatgtataagtttactgattagtattttcaaaatttgagttaaaaaaaatcgcgaTTAATTTATAGATTctcatcgggattaatcgaatcgtgacctatgaatcgtgatacaaatcgaattgccaggtagtaggcaattcacacctaaTGTAAACCTTTTTTATGCTCTTTAGTGTGATTGTCATTTCACCATTCAATGTCCCACAGCAATACAGCGTCTGTACAAGACAAGCATAATTGTACTGCATATTGAGATGCCAAATGCATTACCTGAAGATTAAACACGTTCAGTTTTTCAAAGAGAAGCAATGTagcaaccaggaagtgtgtattttttttatagccacaGTTAGAGCAGAACAATGTGTGCTTAACAGGTCaccaggaaaaataaaaataaaaaaaaaaggaagaaaaaaaaatagctacaACATTCCTGGAAGTGTACAAAAAAGTTGGCTGTATTCAAACAAAGTAATCACATTTAAAGTCATATCAGTAGGAGAGTGAACAATGACCACTTCTCAAGTGCTTTTAATTAAGCCCAAATACATTTCTGATGATGTAGTTGGCTTTTCttgccattttattttgattcctAGCAGAAGCCATAAAGTTtcaaactgttcataattccgtCCACCTGGACTAAGGCTCTAGTCCTAGCTGTagaaaaacagccccaaagATATTGCGAAAGGCTACTAATTTGATACACACACTtctaaaataacaaatgtgctCAAATTACTTTCAACGATGTTATTGTGTGTTATTAATAATGAGTAATATACATTTATGTGAAGACAAAAAATAGGAAACCCATCAATATCAATACATAAGACTTATTATATATAGCCGGCCCATTACATGTACAAAAACGAGTGGATGTCACTGCTTAattcgtattccacaaacacaatattattcagaataccTGAACAGGTTAATGGCATTTTAACCATTCAAATGGGGAACGTTGATTTGAGATAggagtgttttgttttatgagcATGGTCATGGAactaattaattttatatttgaagGCATGACTGTACTACTTTTAAAACATTCTAGTGccatgttgttattattattgttttatggaACTGCTTAGAGTCCCAGTAGCAACATGTGTTCAAATGTCTTTAtcttttatataataataaatgagcGAACACAGCTGTCTTCTGTTGCGTTTCTTGTGTGGGTATGAAGATCTCACAGCTGTATGCAGCTGTCTTCTGGCCAACGCCAGCTCGTGGACTGAGCAAATAAAGCGGCCCTGCCTGCAATGACGGCACAAAGAGGAACGTTTAGCTAACCGTTAGCTTCTCTAGTACG
This portion of the Vanacampus margaritifer isolate UIUO_Vmar chromosome 4, RoL_Vmar_1.0, whole genome shotgun sequence genome encodes:
- the ppm1g gene encoding protein phosphatase 1G isoform X1 codes for the protein MGAYLSQPSTTKTSSDGGNSTMSYGFSAMQGWRVSMEDAHNCIPEFDVETAMFSVYDGHGGEEVALYCSKYLPDIIKEQNTYKDGKLQKALEDAFLAIDCKITTEDVIKELVQIAGRPIKELPTKNVADEDDVDNEEAALLHEEATMTIEELLVRYGQNKNANKQATASSATAKKASGQSSDAPGHKGEGEEGPKKEEALNGEVEEESNGTEKDSDGTECGSKMRACRRTTGDEGCGSTAAADCGGSGGSNGEEKAAKAEVDAGPSCSSSSKTEGDSKSRFFDDSEESEAEGEEEEEGSDEEDGSEEGEEADSSEVEEEDTEEGEEDSEDEDEEEISLPGMDGKEEPGSDSGTTAVVALIRGKQLIVANAGDSRCVVSERGKAVDMSYDHKPEDELELSRIKKAGGKVTVDGRVNGGLNLSRAIGDHFYKRNKVLPPEEQMISAMPDVKVLTLNDDHDFMVIACDGIWNVLSSQEVVDFISKRIKPDQSGGARPLSSIVEELLDHCLAPDTSGDGTGCDNMTCMIVTFRPHPCLAQTLSDDTKKRKHPEEEEEVKAAEGGGKLENNGNDSKKPKSDQS
- the ppm1g gene encoding protein phosphatase 1G isoform X2 → MGAYLSQPSTTKTSSDGGNSTMSYGFSAMQGWRVSMEDAHNCIPEFDVETAMFSVYDGHGGEEVALYCSKYLPDIIKEQNTYKDGKLQKALEDAFLAIDCKITTEDVIKELVQIAGRPIKELPTKNVADEDDVDNEEAALLHEEATMTIEELLVRYGQNKNANKQATASSATAKKASGQSSDAPGHKGEGEEGPKKEEALNGEVEEESNGTEKDSDGTECGSKMRACRRTTGDEGCGSTAADCGGSGGSNGEEKAAKAEVDAGPSCSSSSKTEGDSKSRFFDDSEESEAEGEEEEEGSDEEDGSEEGEEADSSEVEEEDTEEGEEDSEDEDEEEISLPGMDGKEEPGSDSGTTAVVALIRGKQLIVANAGDSRCVVSERGKAVDMSYDHKPEDELELSRIKKAGGKVTVDGRVNGGLNLSRAIGDHFYKRNKVLPPEEQMISAMPDVKVLTLNDDHDFMVIACDGIWNVLSSQEVVDFISKRIKPDQSGGARPLSSIVEELLDHCLAPDTSGDGTGCDNMTCMIVTFRPHPCLAQTLSDDTKKRKHPEEEEEVKAAEGGGKLENNGNDSKKPKSDQS
- the mis12 gene encoding protein MIS12 homolog translates to MDVKDVCEEADTLSASSLELYESQFFGFTPQTFMFRLSSAFLDNLRDFLNVVEEVCVRKLSKGESDATTEEHLRVQAKECSCKLQAFVGERFKQLSELMEALLVSRCFSIPPNVLLKEDQCHKNHPPDTQKMLRLESELTELRRAYEADVYARQALQAELEEQEEVQKQLDDLLARLKKENCGYQENFQPVVASVKKLQQIIVEVCNKAQNPH